In a genomic window of Dermochelys coriacea isolate rDerCor1 chromosome 11, rDerCor1.pri.v4, whole genome shotgun sequence:
- the LOC122458159 gene encoding sushi repeat-containing protein SRPX-like yields MKIKRPKKSQQPDTIPPTITNCPWDITITTETDPVLVTWEQPEISNSGVFTSIASISSGSCFRYGTHQVQYTAHDEAGNEASCQFKVTIKKPDLSCTAQPPTDGSLACGTLSYPGNGMNK; encoded by the exons ATACGATTCCTCCAACCATAACAAATTGCCCATGGGACATCACCATAACCACTGAGACTGATCCAGTACTGGTCACCTGGGAACAACCTGAAATTAGCAACAGTGGAGTGTTTACTTCAATAGCTTCAATATCCAGTGGCTCCTGCTTCCGGTATGGAACTCATCAAGTGCAATACACCGCCCATGATGAAGCAGGAAATGAAGCCTCCTGCCAGTTTAAAGTTACCATCAAAA AGCCAGATCTTTCGTGCACTGCCCAACCTCCCACTGATGGGTCTTTGGCTTGTGGAACATTATCTTATCCTGGCAATGGAATGAACAAATGA
- the LOC122458027 gene encoding uncharacterized protein LOC122458027, with protein MLYELLTVRSRSGSRRGDSLQYYEGDCNEQAVKKNILVTVEQIVAKDPSVISQCNRHPNTCGNVRISDLSVNCGPGNNQRDTEPPVVISCPQNIEIETKKGNPYWNDLPELSWKEPVFEDNSRGPLTIIKGGSNVNNGDKLAYGQYSVEYIATDISGNQAKCSFEISVKSIACTMELPEHGAIVCGYPSVEGMDLMTIDCIVLCQSKYQFSRDPYPIYACSEEGLWWTFTSTFTPIGPNLPSLNHKCLEPDIHKKPKVVDQNFYFDGDCHDRAVQDVLVGHLEYFQRKTSAYQYCKLNREFCRKWNGYRNVTVFCGSM; from the exons ATGTTATACGAACTATTAACAGTCAGGAGTCGTTCAGGGTCCAGAAGAGGAGATTCACTACAGTACTATGAGGGTGACTGCAATGAACAGGCTGTGAAAAAAAACATCCTAGTAACTGTGGAACAAATTGTAGCCAAAGATCCCTCAGTTATTTCCCAGTGCAACAGACACCCAAACACCTGTGGCAATGTCAGAATATCAGATCTTTCTGTTAACTGTGGGCCTGGAAACAACCAAAGAG ATACTGAACCACCTGTAGTGATCTCCTGTCCTCAGAACATTGAGATAGAAACCAAAAAAGGAAACCCCTACTGGAATGACTTGCCCGAATTGTCTTGGAAGGAGCCTGTGTTTGAAGACAACTCCAGGGGTCCACTGACAATCATAAAAGGAGGGTCCAATGTTAATAATGGAGACAAACTGGCATATGGCCAATATTCAGTGGAATATATAGCAACAGATATTTCAGGAAACCAAGCCAAATGTTCCTTTGAGATCTCTGTGAAAT CAATTGCATGCACCATGGAATTGCCGGAGCATGGAGCCATAGTCTGTGGCTATCCGTCAGTGGAAGGCATGGACCTCATGACCATTGACTGTATTGTATTGTGTCAAAGCAAATACCAGTTTAGCAGGGATCCATATCCAATATATGCATGCTCAGAGGAGGGACTTTGGTGGACCTTCACAAGCACATTCACGCCCATTGGCCCAAATTTGCCAAGTTTAAACCATAAGTGCCTAG AACCAGATATCCATAAAAAGCCAAAAGTTGTTGATCAGAACTTTTACTTTGATGGTGACTGCCATGACAGAGCAGTGCAAGACGTGCTGGTAGGACACTTGGAATATTTTCAGAGGAAAACTTCAGCTTATCAGTACTGTAAATTAAACAGAGAGTTCTGCAGAAAGTGGAATGGCTACCGCAATGTAACAGTGTTCTGTGGAAGCATGTGA